ttttaacaaaCTCTTTGTTTCataagaaagactcgcatttatagtgtttttcacaacctcaggatgtggtTGTGGAGGGAAAACAATTACATTGAATCAGTAGAAAAGAACTCTTATTAATAGCGCATctttcaagatgtcccaaagtgctttacagcccatTAAGTTCtttctgaagtatagtcactgctgtaatgtaggaaatgcggcagccaatttgcgcacagcaagctcccacaaacagcaatatgataatgaccagataatctcgtttaatatgtttgttgagggataaatattggccaggacaccggggagaactcccctcctacTCTTTGAAATGGTGATATGggatttttttacgtccacccCAAGTggacagacggggtctcggtttaacatctcatctaaaagatagcacctccaacagtccaGCGTTCCCTCAcatctgcactgggagtgtcagcctagattttgttgaACACAATAAGTGGCAAAACAGCAGTGTGTAGCTGGAAAGAACCAGGGCAGATGGCTCATGGAATTAATGCTGGCTGCTGCTGGGAGTACAGAAAGACTGGGAGATGTTTGCACTGGGAGAAACCAGTGGGTTTCCCATAAATTCAATCTTCACTAATCCTGATGCAACAAGACTTGGTTAACCGTGTCTTTAAAGGTTTGGGTATAAGGGAGCTGAATATTTGTAACAGCAGAGGGTTTGAAACCATATagtccagtgttgtccaatagaaactgctgactagccacagctgTTGCTATGgcaacaccattttagccacctgctctaattttagtagaaaacgccttacACATAATACAGGTAAATGAACATTTACTTAaacatccaccaccattcagtaactaaggaagtaaagcactcaacgATCAAAAACACTCTCACGCTAATTTTCCCCtctccattttaccaacaaatgcacaaaaaggttaaagttcatacGCATAGGCCGTGCGAGTACGAGTATTGAGATTACACACCCAACAATGGCGTCTGTTACTCTTTTTAttcactaatcagaaatgcaactgACCACATCgtgattcccaattagccacatgtggctaatgtattggacaacacagTGATTattattaaaatttaaaaacattGCTTCAATCGTTTAAAAGAGTGTACTCACAGTGTTGAATTCATATAAAATATTTGTCCTTTTAGTTCGTTGATTAGTAGTGCCTGTGgaaagatggggagaaaatgaAATATTAATGTTTATCCAAACCTATACTGTTTTGATGGATGAAGATACTTTGATTAAGGTTTTAAACCTTTGTATGTCTTATTACTCTTTCCAAATTAATAGTGAGTGGACACCATTGTCTGTTTTTACTTTCCCTAATTAAAACCCAAGGATCATGGGGTTATATTACCTGTAATCCCTAAGTGGTACATCACAGGCAGTATGTGACCAATGGTTTTCATTCAATAGCAAATGTAATAGAAGCATGAGGAGATATTATTTTCTATCTCCAATCCCAACCTCACTTTATGCCTCTGCCCCCCTGATCCCATCAATGTGCTTCTGAGTTTTCACCAACAACTTGGCCTCCATTTGCATTTCCAATACTTTTGTGGGTCTCCGGCCGTGGCCCAGAATCCACCCCTCCTGATCGCTGAGTGGGCTTCAGAAAaccccctttccccctctgaACAAGCATCCCTTGTTTTGACCTTGATTTCAAGGTGATCTGCTCACAGGGCTTTTGCCAACTCACTCACAATACTTCTACAGAAATGTTTGGCCTCTGCTTGGTGCTTTCCCAAAGTGGCACAGCTCAGATTGGTAACTTGCTGGGGAGGATCAGGGCAGCAGTGTCATCTTACCAGCCAACAATGGGGTTCCAGCAAACAGTGCCACCACCCACTGTAATGTTTTTATAAAGTCTTGATCCAGGAACGCACAGTcaccttatttttttttaactttttagaatagttttttaaaaagtttcttaCGTTTAACCCATAACGGAATATACTGATCCACTTCAGCCATGAAAGCCACTCCAACATTCCATTTAAGTTCACCAGAAAACCTCCAAAAACCTACAAACACAAGTGGATTGTTGTTTAGTGCTGCTGAAAACGTAACCATTGGAAGGTTTCGGAAAATGGATCAATAACAGGTTCTTACCATCATGAAGACAAATGGGATGGCGATCATGGCATTGGCTATCGCAAAGGTGCTGGAACTAGCGCTCACGAGGAATGCCAAACTCACTGCCGCCAAACTGGTGAGGCTGAGAGTCAAGCAGAAAAGGAAAAAAGACGCAGCGTCTGATTTCAGCCCTGCAGTCAAAACATTACACTTCGGGGTTGAAAATCCATTGTGCCATGTTAGTAATGaactattttaataaatatttcaaATAGGAGAGCTAATAGTTTTGTTAAAACAGCAATCGAAGGAATTATAGAGAAGTGTTTGCTATCAGTATTACAGGCTGATTTCAGTGAAGTTAGATAATAGGGGTTGGTTGATTATAGTAATTGACTAGAGGGCTTACAACAACTGGAACATGAAGATCCAGAAAGTTATCAGTTGCCACTACAATTCTCAATCATTCCCAACACACTGTTAAAAACACCATCCCAGAATTTGAAATTAACACTAGTCAAGCTTGGCCGAGACAATCTCAATGAGCAAAAgaccagtgacagtgtaaacGTGCCAGATTACATTAGTGAACCCCTGCACGCTCTTTATATTATGATAGTACCCATCATGGTAGTGTGAAAAGTATAATTTAACATGTACAGTAAATATCAGTCCTGCCAACCTCCAGTGTGCAAAAGTCATGAAACAATCATTAAAAAGTCATAAGTTTTGGGGAAAAATTGAGAGATTGTTGAGTTGTAAAGCAATAAGAGTCACACCTGTGTCCTAAGCACCTTTTTCTAAGCTTTTATGAGTGACCAATATAATTTGTGTTTTAAAGCCTAATATTTTTATGCAATGTGTTGTGTGTCTGGTGGTCAGTGAGgcacagaggagggagggaaaggttaCAGAGGCTgcaaagtagagagagagacagacagacagagagactagATTACTAAGGAAACATAAGGAGAAACAGAACAGGACAGAACGGCAAAGATGGCAAAGCAGAATGAGAGAGAACTAAAAATTGTAAGAGGAGTGAGACGGAATGAGAAATAGCAAAGGAGATGGAGATAACTGCAGAGAGGGtaaaggagagtgagagaaggacAGAAGTGTGTAAGATGGTAGGAAGGATACCAGAATGTGGTAGTTGAGCTAGAGGAAAATTAActggggagaagggggagggatgATTTTTCCCAAAGTTGGATAACGAGGAGAAGCAAAATTAAAAATACAGTGGGTGAAATTAGTTTTAAACGGTAGTGCAAAACGGGTCTTAGTGGATTGGCAGCCCTGTTTACAGTCCGGCCAATCTTCTGATCCATTGAAGCCCATTTTGCACGACAATccgagaccaatttcacctccataaAATCTGAAACCAGAAGCAGCAAatctaataaaaaaaatgtacaacaaCAGCTCCATATGTGTGCACTACGTGGAAAGAGAATGCAAATAGAGCATGCCCAAATGTTTCATACTTCAAATTCATGCAACTTTGAGGAATTATTCCAAGTGTGTGAGTGGTTAACGGTCAAAGTTATAATTTTTATGATTAATATCAGGTGACATGGCAGCAATAACATTTGCCCATTAACTTAGAAGCTATGATTCATCTCACCAATAATTACTCCATTGAGACagtggagcagaggagagggTAGAGAACTGGGAAAGATTCAAGCCAATTAGCTCCAAGACTGGACTGGAATTAGTGACAGTTTGGCACTGAGTATGTAAAAGGTCATCAGATTAACCAAAACTACCAAAAACAcactatctggtcattcattaattttctgtttgtgggatcctgtgtgcaaaatggccacCATGTTTGTTTACATAATATtattgactgcacttcagaagcaattaattggttgtaaaatgctttaaGATATCTTAACagatgataaggtgctatataaatgctttctTCAACCTCTGTGTTAGAGCTTGGTCTGTCAGAAACATTCCAGTAAGAGCCTTATCCAATCTCAGGCCCTTGATTGGAAGACTCCATTATATTTATCCCCAAATATCCATTATTGAACAAATAGGACATCAAAATATTCTTCCATTATTATCTATAATTGAACAAGTATCAGTTATTATATACCAATAATGGTAAGGAATCAGACTAATTGGTTTCATACTTTTCCTTTGTGTTTTGAAGCTTGCATGCCTACAGGTAAAGTCTGGTTATATTGGAGCACTGTTGTGCAGTTATTAATTATAACTTATTTTGATGATGAGAAGTGTTCAAATTGCTTTGTGTGAAAGGGACTAAGACACTCACCCATCATAAAGTAGGATATAGCCGAAAGAGTAAGGACTGGCACGATGCGATTGGGTATCAGGTCAGCCAAGACCTTGGATAGAAAGTATGCTGAAGTGCGGTAATAACCGCTCGCCTTTTCATGTCTGGTAAAAGAATTAGAATTAAAATCTCCGCCATCACCAATGCCTCAGATTGCGAGGAATAACAAGGTGGGATGTGAATGTCAAAACAGTTAATAGGTTTTCAAATCAGGTTCCCATGGACCCGAGAGGGTCCTCCGATCTGTCATCAGGTGTCCATATTGGTTAACTCAGCAGCACGTTATTTTTGCATTGCTATCTAATAATAAAAAAATCTCCAGTGATTTCACTGCTTTCCTTTGGATACTCAGcacaggggcaattttaacccaacccgccCAACAGGAAACTGACTTCAATGgcaagtaaaatcaggcagggtgtaaaaatgGAATGGCCCATCAGATCCTGTCGGGTgagttgggttaaaattgcccccagtgaAAAGGACCACTGGGATAAAGTCACCTCTATTCAGAAATATTTCCAATATTATCAGCAAAATATCggttaaaaaatgttaaaaacagtcaCCATGGAATGTTTTTTATGCTGAATTTCTAAGGAGTGCTAGTCTCAGTGATGGTCCTGTAATCACCACACACCGGTCACTGGGGAGCAACATGTTACTTGCTTGCAGTGCTAGTTGGTATCATGAATCAGTTCAtctgggccattcaggagtgatgtgaggaaccacttcttcacacaaaggggagtggaaatctggaactctctcccccaaaaagctgttgaggcctagcgtcaattgaaaatttcaaaactgagatcgatagatttttgttcgggaagggtattaagggatatggaaccaaggtaggTAGACGGagtaaagatacagatcagcgatgatctaattgaatgacggaaaaggctcaaggagctgaatggcctcttcctgatcCTACCTGCAAGCCATGCTTTTGGGGTCAGTTTGGTTTCGGcattggtttgattttttttaaagtgcaaaaAGGATCATGTTCCCTGCCGAGCAGGAAGAGAGCGTGACTCCCTCATTTTGATTAATTTGTACCAATCTGCCATTAAAAAGAGTTCTTTGTTCACTAAATGCTCATAAACAGTTTACTTATCTGCGTACATGAAGAGAGCTTTCTCTTGGAGAAAGATTTCCACAGCGGAAAGGTTGCCAAAAACCTGATTGATTATCAAGAAGAAGAATGCACCTATCCTGAAATCATAAATAAACACTTGAGATTTAATAGTAAAATAAATGTTCGATAGAAATCATACTGGAAGTGAGGACTCCTGGTCTCAATCTCACAGACTATTACAACACGCAGTTTTACATCTGTAGCTTCTGGGCTTGGTTGGGTTTGTGTCAGGGGAGTTTGCAAGTGGAGGCAAAAGGAGGGAAAGGTTTGTTAGGTGAGTCACAGGTGTGATCAGCAGAACCTTTGGAGTAGGCCATCTCCCCGCCCCTCAATGGTATTGCTTTGACTTGCAATTCACCACctgctgagttcctgatctctaCCTTATCAGGAGGAGACTCTGAGAAGCGAGCACCCAGTTCCCCAAAGTCAAGGGGGAAAACAAAATAGTGAATCACACATCTCCAAATGGGCGTTTAGGGGGAGTCACCAACTGATGCCTGGGGATAGTTTATCTGCTCAATCTATTGAGTTAGGTTTAGGTGTATAGAGTATGGAGTCCTAATAAAGGTAAATAGGGAAATAAAATACTTAAAATATAACCTGAGATTGATCAGAAATGCCGTAGTTTATAGTATTGAAAGAAATGGAGTAGTGTGTGGATTCAGCTGTTCTTGTATTTCTCCTACCTGTTCTGCAAAGCCTCTGGCATCGTGTATGGTATTTGATAATATATAAGTCCATTCAATATACCAAAGAATACCATCATGAACACTTGAGCCAATGAGGTCTGTGGGTTTCTCCGGAAGTTCTTAATGGTGCGACCGCACACTATGTACAGCTGAAAGTACAAGAAGGGATGATGAATGTTTCGGGAAAAGCTCAGTAAAGAAATGCACTGTGGAAACAATGACCCAGCGTGTCACAACTTGCTGCTTTTGCATTTAATATTCTCCTGTGTTCAGTACAttggtcactcccataagtggaccTCTCATCCCCTACAATCTGGAGTGCACTTTTTTTTGCATAGTATCCAGTTAAATGATAGCATAACCCATAGATTGTAACAGAGAATCCTTACTCCATATACCGGCTTTACAGAAGGTGGACTGAAAAGCATTCCATCAAGATCaacaactggtttattttacatgaaatatatgaatgaacagTGACAGCAATTGATTTCCTGCGCTCTTTGGTTATGACAAACAATAAAAACACAACTTACTAAGTCCTTGAATGTTGACTCACCTCCCCACCGGCCTAGTCTATTAAAACATAATCGACAGCTCCGTGCTGCTGTCGTGAGAACACAGCTCACCCTCTATGTCTGAGAAAGATAGAGAGTGAGTGACAGAGACATCTAGTTGCTCCTACCAGTCAATGTGTGAGCAGGAAGCTCCCAGGTCTCAGTCTTAGCGAAGCACTTGGCTGAACAAATGAAATGGAACAGAACAGCACCTGTTCAGATGTCACAAATCTTCTCTCAGTGGCATGAAATGTATGAGATTGTACATAACAATTCTCTCATTAAATAGCTGATTCATACttcaaagaaagaaaacaagaacttccattctgtagcacctttcatgacctcgggccatcccaaagcgctttacagccaatgaagtacttttgaaatgtagtcacttgtaTTAGTCATTATTGGTGACTCTAATTTCAGACTGCTGGCTTATGACAGAGATGAAATGCTGTGTGCCACCTTGGAAATTAATCACCTATAGGCTGAATCTAACATCACATAAACATTGTAACTTAAAATATTCAGCTCAAGCAACATAGGTAAAATTAAATTCATCACAATATTACCTGTTGCATTTAATATTACATCTAACATGAAAAAACACAAGACAATTGTATGTACCTGATACCAGAAAGGAGTGGCATAGGAAGATTTTGTTTTGATTGAAAACGTTGGGACATCTGGTACAGGCAAGGTCTTCAGTTCATTGTTGATTTGGTAATAGTACGTGGACTGTTGAAAATGATGGGCCAGGAGGCTCTTTTCATCACTGGAATCCATGGTCATGTGCGAAGTGATCACGAGTGctttaataaagaaaaaacaagTTTCCATATTCATAGACTACACTGACTGACCTCCAGAGGCATTGCTCACattaaatcaacaacaacttgtacctATCtactgcctttaatgtagaaaaacaccccaaggcgcatcacagacAACGATGGCGATATTCAGAGGGATGACcggaagcttgatcaaagagatgggttttaaggagggtctgagaggaagaaaggcaggtggagaggtggaggggtttaggcagggaattccagagggtggggccaagacaactgaaggcactgtCACTAATaatggggtgaagggggggggggttgggggagtggggtcggggttgggggagtgcacaagaggctggagtatGAGAGttcgggaggggggtgggtgggtggattgtggggctggaggaggttacagagatagggaagggtgaggtcaTGAActgatctgaacacaaggatgagaattttaaattggagacgttggtggaccgggagccagtgtaggtcagcgggaacaggggtgatgggtgaatgggacttggtgtgggataggaaatgggcagcagagttttctgaggaggggggtgatgatggcagttttaaaAGGGAGAGGACAGtgcttgaggagagggaaccgtttacaacGCCAGCTAACATAAACAGGAAGGGAGGTTTGGGTGGTCACCATCTTAATAGGAATGGTgttaagggagcaggaggtggatctcaaggacaagatgagctcagagaagaTATAAGGGGAGATGGGAGTGAAACTAGAGAACGATGCGAGTTCAGGGCGAAGGTACAGGGAACCTGGGGGTGGTAGTGAGCATGAAAGgggaaagcagcagaggcagctgagcgaatggtctcaatcttagtgacaaagaagtttgTGGGCTCCATGCAGTTTATTGGCGGCGAGGGTGGATGgcggaggagagagggatttaAGGAGAGGGTTGGTGATAAATAAAAAAAGCCGAGGTTTTGTTTGCTCTCCAGGAGCAGTTTTGGCAAAGGATCATGGtcaatgtggtccagccagatctgttgACGGTGGCTAAACCAGTTATGTACCAGATACCCCTAGGTCTGTGCCTTTTGAGCTTGAAGGAGTGAGGTTGGGGCCATCCCAGGGGgatgcgatggaggaaaggtttTCTAGGGACAAGGGAAtctaagggtgtgagagaggttcAGCAAATTGACAGTTGCAGAAATATCATGGCGAATGGAAGGTCAAAGGCCTTGTGAATGACTTAAGTTTTCGCCTGCACTAAATTTATTCGGAAGCCATTCCAGGCACCAGTCACTCTATGTATGACAAAATGCTTCCAGACAACTGTCCGGAACTTGTCTTTTTACCTGTTTGTACTTCTGCCTCTTTCCTGCAGTGtagtttaacttgaaatagtaACTCAGGGTTAACCTTTTCTGTTGAGGGTGAGTATAAATTAGATCATTCTCCCCTCTCTCATTGTTATTTTTCTTCTCTCTGTCTTCGTTCCATACATTATTGTTAAATTAGATGCTGCGTTAGATACATGCAACTGAAAGATAATCGCCAATAAATTATGGTCATCAATAATACCTGGATTGGACTTTTCATGGCAAGATGGAACTGCTCCATTAATGACATCCAAGAAGAAATCTGAGGGGTTGTTGTAAGGCTCACATTCGTACCCTACAATTGAACAATTTACAATCATTAATACTATCAGGAGTACGGATATTTGCATAAAGCACTTGTCTGTTAACAAATTGGCTGAGTCTCAATGGTAGTTCTGCAATGTGAAGGTTTGTTCAATAAATCGGTGAATTTCAAAATTGCCTGGGTATCCCTTCTTTAATTGAGtatccaaaactatgctgccttactaaggtcttgtacaaattcaacattgcTTTTGTGTTCTACACCTCCTATTCTTTCCGTTTCATGAAATCTTCTTTTCAGCTCCTAACACTGAAAACCAACCCTCGAGTGATCTTAACAGTTATGACCAAGTTCCATCCAGTGCAAAGACCTGTGAGAGAGGTTTGCAGAATCTGGTATAGATGGGAATTGGCTGACAACACCAATTTTGACTTTAGGGATTGATTGTGGAAAAGTGTTACATGCTTGGCCCTCAATTAGATGGTAATATCTATTCAACATCATCCCATGTGTACCTCATGAGAATCAAGAAAATTGGGATTACAGTCGTATCGACCGCTAGTGATTTTACAGGTGTAAGGCTCAAATCCTCCTTATGAGAAACGATTTGTACTTTGTGTTGGTCGTCCATTGGTTCTAACTCAGAATTTGATAATCGGCAGGGCTATACTTGACCACTTTCAATAGCTGATTAATCAATtactgcccctctcccctctcccctcattctctcccctctccccctcccctcattctctcccGTCATTCTCTCCCCTCATTTCGTGAAATTCAT
Above is a genomic segment from Heptranchias perlo isolate sHepPer1 chromosome 36, sHepPer1.hap1, whole genome shotgun sequence containing:
- the abcg2c gene encoding broad substrate specificity ATP-binding cassette transporter ABCG2c, whose protein sequence is MAPPGGGKCELPGPDMRAGYSLTVNGNADLNMETSTDSRNEQISNFQSPGPILTFNNIRYVVNVKRVFCAKGEEKEILCGVSGKMKPGMNAILGPTGSGKTSLLDVIASRKDPKRFKSGQVLMNGQLINSNFNLQSAYVVQDDILMETLTVRENLEFSANLRLSKKIYTSEEKQQKVNRVIDELGLQECANTKIGTELSRGVSGGERKRCSIGMELITSPSLLFLDEPTTGLDSNTASSIMHLLHILSRNGRTIIFSIHQPRYSIYRLFDYITLMSKGEVIYQGPGGETIDYFKGLGYECEPYNNPSDFFLDVINGAVPSCHEKSNPGIIDDHNLLAIIFQLHIPLSLENLSSIASPWDGPNLTPSSSKGTDLGVSALVITSHMTMDSSDEKSLLAHHFQQSTYYYQINNELKTLPVPDVPTFSIKTKSSYATPFWYQLYIVCGRTIKNFRRNPQTSLAQVFMMVFFGILNGLIYYQIPYTMPEALQNRIGAFFFLIINQVFGNLSAVEIFLQEKALFIHEKASGYYRTSAYFLSKVLADLIPNRIVPVLTLSAISYFMMGLKSDAASFFLFCLTLSLTSLAAVSLAFLVSASSSTFAIANAMIAIPFVFMMVFGGFLVNLNGMLEWLSWLKWISIFRYGLNALLINELKGQIFYMNSTLVNGELYMIEQGIDYSTWGFWQNEVALLCMMTIFLFLAFIQLVRINKWK